A genomic region of Colletotrichum destructivum chromosome 1, complete sequence contains the following coding sequences:
- a CDS encoding Putative GroES-like superfamily, alcohol dehydrogenase-like, NAD(P)-binding domain superfamily encodes MADQIPQQMRAATIKDFNQGYEVKDIQVPTELGPNDVLVKIAAAGYCHTDLQVQEGVYESAGAKPGLVGSHEPAGTVVKLGSEAGKQGLKVGDHVGSINTYGCCGRCNSCNQGKQVCDNLSGMLGLTLDGGFAQYMKADARVVAKIPDSIPWAEAAPLFCAGATVYGALCAAKPEKGQWLAMVGIGGLGHLGVQYAKSLGCKVIAIDNRQEALDLANDVPSHLKPDRTVLIDTDEAKEKAVKELQSSFYDTNPGVDRVVINTEGRPLIKFAQQFLRKGGVLVDVGLPADGPFEVDAFALNFKEQTIRGALICTPERSREMLELHAKNGCRTHVEKTFSVDQANEMAEHYMSKQLKGRLCMVF; translated from the coding sequence ATGGCGGATCAGATCCCCCAGCAGATGCGCGCTGCAACCATCAAGGACTTCAACCAGGGTTACGAagtcaaggacatccaggTCCCTACCGAACTCGGCCCCAACGACGTGCTCGtcaagatcgccgccgcgggctACTGCCACACTGATCTCCAAGTCCAGGAGGGTGTCTACGAGTCAGCCGGCGCCAagcccggcctcgtcggctcgCATGAGCCGGCCGGTACCGTCGTGAAGCTCGGCtccgaggccggcaagcagggcctcaaggtcggcgaccACGTCGGTTCCATCAACACGTACGGCTGCTGCGGCCGGTGCAACTCGTGCAACCAGGGCAAGCAGGTGTGCGACAACCTCAGCGGCATGCTCGGCCTCAcgctcgacggcggcttcgcCCAGTACATGAAGGCCGACGCCCGGGTCGTGGCCAAGATCCCCGACTCCATCCCctgggccgaggcggcgcctCTGTtctgcgccggcgccaccgtcTACGGTGCCCTCTGCGCGGCGAAGCCCGAGAAGGGCCAGTGGCTCGCAATGGTCGGCATCGGAGGCCTGGGCCACCTGGGCGTCCAATACGCCAAGTCGCTGGGCTGCAaggtcatcgccatcgacaaCCGCCaggaggccctcgacctggccaaCGACGTCCCCTCCCACCTCAAGCCCGATCGCACCGTCCTCATCGACaccgacgaggccaaggagaaggccgtcaaggagctccAGTCGTCCTTCTACGACACCAACCCGGGCGTCGACCGCGTCGTCATCAACACGGAGGGTCGGCCGCTGATCAAGTTCGCCCAGCAGTTCCTGCGCAAGGGCGgcgtgctcgtcgacgttggCCTCCCCGCAGATGGGCccttcgaggtcgacgctTTCGCCCTGAACTTCAAGGAGCAGACCATTCGCGGCGCGTTGATCTGCACCCCCGAGCGCAGCCGGGAAATGCTGGAGCTGCACGCCAAGAACGGCTGCAGGACACATGTCGAAAAGACGTTCAGCGTCGACCAGGCCAACGAGATGGCTGAGCACTACATGTCCAAGCAGCTCAAGGGCCGCTTGTGTATGGTCTTCTAA
- a CDS encoding Putative glycoside hydrolase, family 43, concanavalin A-like lectin/glucanase domain superfamily, with product MPQVRNPILPGFNPDPSILRVGDDYYIATSTFEWFPGVQIHHSTDLANWELVTRPLNRKSQLDMRGDPDSCGVWAPCLSHDGDRFWLVYTDVKRKDGSFKDTHNYIVSSPSIEGPWSDPVHVNSSGFDPSLFHDDDGRKWFVNMMWDHRRRFHAFTGIALQEFDPEAGKLVGPRKNIFRGTELALVEGPHLYKRNGWYYLLTAEGGTAYEHACTLARSRDIQGPYELHPHKYVITSKDAPFAALQRAGHGDIVDTPDGRTYMVHLTGRPTTQNRRCVLGRETAIQEAYWADDDWLYVKNGPVPSLHVEVPGTRDDTAYWAEQRYTFEDGLHKDFQWLRTPEPERIFSTEGGKLTLIGRESIGSWFEQALVARRQTHFSYDAETTVDFSPADEREFAGLTAYYCRYNFFYLTVTAHEDGKRELLIQSSEASWPDSDLTTPFPDAVALPDSGRVKLALSIRGPRLQFYYALEGEELRAVGPVFDASIISDECGGHKAHGSFTGAFVGVAASDLNGTARRAVFDYFVYRPVHDATDRYEI from the coding sequence ATGCCTCAAGTCCGGAATCCCATCCTCCCCGGCTTCAACCCGGACCCCTCCATCTTGAGGGTCGGGGATGACTACTACATCGCAACGTCCACCTTTGAGTGGTTCCCCGGCGTCCAGATCCACCACTCCACGGACCTCGCCAACTGGGAGCTCGTCACCCGGCCCTTGAACCGCAAGAGCCAGCTGGACATGCGCGGCGACCCGGACAGCTGCGGCGTCTGGGCGCCCTGCCtcagccacgacggcgaccgGTTCTGGCTCGTCTACACCGACGTCAAGCGCAAGGACGGCTCCTTCAAGGACACGCACAACTACATCGTCAGCTCCCCCTCCATCGAGGGGCCCTGGTCCGACCCCGTCCACGTCAACTCGTCCGGCTTCGACCCCTCGCTcttccacgacgacgacggccgcaaGTGGTTCGTCAACATGATGTGggaccaccgccgccgcttccaCGCCTTCACGGGGATCGCCCTGCAGGAGTTCGACcccgaggccggcaagctcGTCGGTCCCCGGAAGAACATCTTCAGGGGCACCGAGctggccctcgtcgagggcccgCACCTCTACAAGCGCAACGGGTGGTACTACCTCctgacggccgagggcggcacggCCTACGAGCACGCCTGCACCCTCGCCCGCTCCCGCGACATCCAGGGCCCGTACGAGCTTCACCCGCACAAGTACGTCATCACGTCCAAGGACGCGCCCTTTGCAGCCCTCCAGCGCGCGGGGCacggcgacatcgtcgacacCCCCGACGGCAGGACGTACATGGTCCACCTGACGGGGCGCCCGACGACGCAGAATAGGCGGTGCGTGCTGGGCCGCGAGACGGCGATCCAGGAGGCCTACtgggccgacgacgactggcTGTACGTCAAGAACGGCCCGGTGCCGTCGCTGCACGTCGAGGTCCCCGGGACGAGGGACGACACGGCGTACTGGGCGGAGCAGCGGTACACGTTCGAGGACGGGCTGCACAAGGACTTCCAGTGGCTGCGGACGCCGGAGCCCGAGCGCATCTTCTCAACCGAGGGCGGCAAACTGACGCTCATCGGGCGGGAGTCCATCGGGTCGTGGTTCGAGCAGGCGCTCGTCGCCCGGCGGCAGACGCACTTCTCGTACGACGCCGAGACGACGGTCGACTTCTcgcccgccgacgagagGGAGTTCGCGGGCCTGACGGCGTACTACTGCCGCTACAACTTCTTCTACCTCACCGTCACGGCccacgaggacggcaagagGGAGCTCCTGATCCAGAGCTCCGAGGCCTCGTGGCCCGACAGCGACCTGACGACGCCGTTCCCGGACGCCGTGGCGCTGCCGGACTCGGGCAGGGTCAAGCTGGCGCTGTCGATCCGCGGGCCGAGGCTCCAGTTCTACtacgccctcgagggcgaggagctgaGGGCGGTCGGCCCCGTGTTCGACGcgtccatcatctcggaCGAGTGCGGCGGGCACAAGGCGCACGGCAGCTTCACCGGCGCGTTTGTCGGCGTTGCCGCCTCGGACCTGAACGGCACCGCGAGGAGGGCCGTGTTTGACTACTTTGTTTACCGCCCTGTCCACGATGCGACGGACCGTTACGAGATTTGA
- a CDS encoding Putative berberine/berberine, FAD-binding domain, PCMH-type, FAD-binding, type PCMH, subdomain 2 codes for MYAAVMDSTPSFRRLAVASLLCLSPALVSAQAENKAAELQACLTTAGVHSVINTDATWTDETTGFQKRIKVDPAAISFPENKDQVALSLDCARNASTSASPLGARHSFQAYGFGNPGSLVISMAAFNSVSFDAATNRLTYGGGSHVGPVLKYLWDNHGRHFPHVRGAHVGLAGSSIGGGYGSSSRHLGTPMDNLESVEYMLYNGTIVNAARGSDLFWAAQGAGASYGVLLSVTTNTHKPLFDTAINFTIAAGNLDADAVARSVVAIQDFALSKDSPDELALRWSLSGPPYTGTGYFYGNPAEFDAVIAPLVSSLNEIAGKVNVSKTELPFWDMEVAVAGQGMNQPEGGTLGGRSFYTQALTTTTDYPLTVEQAKILFESTTLAFNRTDLRKSGFLDLWGGVSRDIADEDTSYAHGKNLWLIRWEANSVDVNNYPADGPAYMKSLIKPFEDALVAGGSPLRGFVNYADTELSEAEWSSRLYGANFERLKQLKTVYDPEGVFVNHKQAIPLP; via the coding sequence ATGTACGCCGCAGTCATGGATTCTACGCCTTCTTTCAGACGCCTTGCCGTCGCTTCACTCCTTTGTCTGTCTCCCGCTCTCGTCTccgcccaggccgagaacaaggccgccgagctgcagGCCTGCTTGACCACCGCCGGCGTCCACAGCGTCATCAACACCGACGCCACCTGGACCGACGAGACCACCGGCTTCCAGAAGCGCATCAAggtcgacccggccgccaTCTCGTTCCCCGAGAACAAGGACCAGgtcgccctctccctcgaCTGCGCCCGGAATGcctccacctcggcctcgcctctCGGCGCCCGCCACTCATTCCAGGCCTACGGCTTCGGAAACCCGGGCAGCCTCGTGATCAGCATGGCCGCCTTCAACTCCGTGtccttcgacgccgccaccaacCGCCTCacctacggcggcggctcccaTGTCGGCCCCGTCCTCAAGTACCTCTGGGACAACCACGGCCGCCACTTCCCCCACGTCCGCGGTGCccacgtcggcctcgccggctccagcatcggcggcggctacgggTCCTCCTCCCGCCACCTCGGCACCCCCATGGACAACCTCGAGTCCGTCGAGTACATGCTGTACAACGGCAccatcgtcaacgccgccaggGGCTCCGACCTCTTCTGGGCCGcccagggcgccggcgcctcgtACGGCGTTCTCCTCTccgtcaccaccaacacccaCAAGCCCCTCTTCGACACCGCCATCAActtcaccatcgccgccggcaacctggacgcggacgccgtcgccaggtccgtcgtcgccatccaggacttTGCCCTCTCCAAGGACTCccccgacgagctcgccctcCGCTGGTCCCTGTCCGGGCCCCCGTACACCGGCACCGGCTACTTCTACGGCAACCCcgccgagttcgacgccgtcatcgccccTCTCGTCAGCTCTCTGAACGAGATCGCCGGCAAGGTCAACGTCAGCAAGACCGAGCTCCCCTTCTGGGACATggaggtcgccgtcgccggccagggcATGAACCagcccgagggcggcaccCTCGGCGGGCGCTCGTTCTACACCCAGGCGctgaccaccaccaccgactACCCGCTCACggtcgagcaggccaagaTCCTGTTCGAGAGCACCACGCTGGCCTTCAATCGCACCGACCTCCGCAAGTCCGGCTTCCTCGACCTCTGGGGCGGCGTGTCGCgcgacatcgccgacgaggacaccAGCTACGCCCACGGCAAGAACCTCTGGCTCATCCGCTGGGAGGCCAACTCGGTCGACGTCAACAACTACCCGGCCGACGGCCCGGCCTACATGAAGTCGCTCATCAAGCCCTTCGaggacgccctcgtcgccggcggcagcccTCTCCGCGGCTTCGTCAACTACGCCGACACGGAGctctccgaggccgagtgGTCTTCGCGCCTCTACGGCGCCAACTTTGAGCGCCTCAAGCAGCTCAAGACCGTCTACGACCCCGAGGGTGTCTTTGTCAACCACAAGCAGGCCATCCCCCTGCCTTGA
- a CDS encoding Putative WD40/YVTN repeat-like-containing domain superfamily, lactonase, 7-bladed beta propeller: MRYSPLTNLLAGSAVWATSCSAVTLYAADSGGNVTTLSLTGSGDTYSLSVASKTAECDVNPSWLTLDAANRVLYCLDRGSNSVPNGSLNSFSIGDGGALTRIARVSAPFSGVAGEIVTTESGARGYVSCSYNRSAAAVFALGDNGALPGTGPLQEFFPTLEAPGPVTSRQDTSYLHHVIVDPKNQYVLLADLGGDRVRVYTKDPDNIAPITEVDGLVTGPGVGPRHGVFKTAANGDIFFFFNGELDQNIYSYKVEYTPTGLAFTKVFSIPSVNADYPATKAPTSEIAITPDQKFIIVSNRDVSFRDSPVLGSGPSDTMSTFAIKEDGTLELVQLAPSGGWSPRQFSINKAGDLLAIGHQNNRTVVIWKRDLVSGKIIPEAEGGKVGQVTLTGAVVATIFDE; encoded by the exons ATGCGCTACTCTCCCTTGACAAACCTCTTGGCGGGATCCGCTGTCTGGGCCACCTCCTGCAGCGCCGTCACGCTCTACGCCGCCGACTCGGGCGGAAATGTGACCACCCTCTCGTTGACGGGATCCGGCGACACCTACAGCTTATCCGTCGCctccaagacggccgagtGCGATGTCAACCCGTCCTGGCTCACCCTGGACGCCGCCAACAGGGTCCTCTACTGCCTCGACCGGGGCTCTAACTCGGTCCCCAACGGCTCCCTAAACTCCTTCTCCATCGGGGATGGGGGTGCCCTGACCCGCATCGCTCGGGTCTCGGCGCCCTTCAGCGGTGTCGCTGGCGAGATTGTGACGACCGAGTCTGGAGCTCGCGGATACGTCTCTTGCTCGTA CAACCGAAGCGcagccgccgtcttcgccctggGCGACAACGGCGCCCTCCCGGGCACGGGGCCGCTTCAGGAGTTCTTCCCGACCCTCGAGGCCCCCGGCCCCGTCACCTCCCGCCAGGACACGAGCTACCTGCACCacgtcatcgtcgaccccAAGAACCAGTACGTCCTGCTCGctgacctcggcggcgaccgcGTCCGCGTCTACACCAAGGACCCGGACAACATCGCCCCCAtcaccgaggtcgacggcctcgtcacGGGCCCCGGCGTCGGCCCCCGCCACGGCGTCTTCAAgaccgccgccaacggcgacatcttcttcttcttcaacggcgagctcgaccaGAACATCTACTCGTACAAGGTCGAGTACACCCCCACCGGCCTCGCCTTCACAAAGGTCTTCTCCATCCCCTCCGTCAACGCGGACTACCCTGCGACCAAGGCTCCGACAAGCGAGATTGCCATCACT CCCGACCAGAAGttcatcatcgtctccaACCGCGATGTGTCTTTCCGCGACTCGCCCGTCCTCGGCTCTGGTCCCTCCGACACCATGTCGACCTTTGCCATCAAGGAGGACGGCaccctcgagctcgtccagctcgctCCCTCCGGCGGCTGGTCCCCTCGCCAGTTCTCCatcaacaaggccggcgacctcCTGGCCATCGGCCACCAGAACAACCGCACCGTTGTCATCTGGAAGCGCGACCTCGTCTCGGGCAAGATCAtccccgaggccgagggcggcaaggtcggccaggtcaccctcaccggcgccgtcgtcgccaccatCTTTGATGAGTAG
- a CDS encoding Putative L-tryptophan decarboxylase PsiD, whose amino-acid sequence MLCYIHNLFSWGKESRSCKEKSPRGQHSVQWMPHECKAIQMWVAQKVREAENQKLDNELDPSLVSFQRLVYNDPTISRLADDMFTEASARYPLDPEEQPAIQSFRQFLQVVNIIMQSGPEFYDKPGSDNAMGFVGFPINALLDWPMGTKSGYEFFRRKDVNEALRDVLNTWAKFLGTAASKQCLQGWLSPLGRGMLADQANASRDQYSFQQLFVCPDAEDEKYLGFGSWDAFFTRRFRDGVRPVENPDDADTGNALVVTNACESAPLRVVTDVKFRDNFTLKGQPYSLVDMLNDNPLAPAFVGGTVYQAFLNALSYHRWHAPVSGTVVGVELVPGTYYSESWHEGLAGNPGNPDSRAPNRSQAYISAVATRGIIYIRARCPEIGLMAIVFVGMAEVSSCEFTVGVGDEVVKGQEIGMFHFGGSSHCLVFRPGVRLRFVGRQPPWDCEHEENNRVNSALAVVRA is encoded by the coding sequence ATGCTATGCTACATACACAACCTATTCAGCTGGGGAAAAGAATCTCGTTCTTGCAAAGAGAAAAGCCCCCGTGGCCAGCATTCCGTGCAATGGATGCCCCATGAGTGTAAAGCCATCCAGATGTGGGTGGCTCAGAAAGTTCGCGAAGCAGAAAACCAAAAACTAGACAACGAACTCGACCCGAGCCTTGTCAGCTTTCAAAGGCTTGTGTATAACGACCCAACCATCTCTCGGCTAGCAGACGACATGTTCACCGAGGCCTCGGCGCGATATCCTCTAGACCCGGAAGAGCAGCCTGCCATCCAGAGCTTCCGGCAGTTCTTGCAGGTGgtcaacatcatcatgcAGTCCGGGCCCGAGTTCTACGACAAGCCCGGAAGCGACAACGCCATGGGATTCGTCGGCTTTCCGATCAACGCCCTTCTCGACTGGCCGATGGGGACGAAGTCCGGCTACGAGTTCTTCAGGCGAAAGGACGTCAACGAGGCACTGAGAGACGTACTGAACACTTGGGCCAAGTTTCTGGGCACTGCGGCATCGAAACAATGCCTCCAGGGCTGGCTGTCGCCCCTGGGACGGGGCATGCTGGCGGACCAGGCGAACGCCAGCAGAGACCAGTACAGCTTCCAGCAGCTTTTTGTCTgccccgacgccgaggacgagaagtACCTGGGCTTCGGGTCCTGGGACGCCTTTTTCACGCGAAGAttccgcgacggcgtccgtCCCGTCGAGAACCCGGACGACGCGGACACCGGGAACGCCCTGGTCGTAACCAACGCGTGCGAATCGGCGCCGCTGAGGGTCGTCACGGACGTCAAGTTCCGAGACAACTTCACGCTCAAGGGGCAGCCGTACTCGCTCGTGGACATGCTAAACGACAACCCGCTGGCGCCCGCGTTCGTCGGCGGCACTGTCTACCAGGCCTTCCTCAACGCGCTTAGCTACCACCGCTGGCACGCGCCCGTGAGCGGGACGGTCGTCGGGGTCGAGCTGGTCCCGGGCACGTACTACAGCGAGAGCTGGCACGAGGGGCTGGCCGGCAACCCGGGCAACCCGGACTCTCGGGCACCGAACCGTTCGCAGGCGTACAtcagcgccgtcgccacccGCGGCATCATCTACATCCGAGCCCGCTGCCCCGAGATCGGCCTCATGGCCATCGTGTTCGTGGGCATGGCCGAGGTGTCCAGCTGCGAGTTCACtgtgggcgtcggcgacgaggtcgtcaagggGCAGGAGATTGGCATGTTCCACTTCGGAGGCAGCTCACACTGCTTGGTATTCAGGCCTGGCGTCAGACTTCGGTTCGTCGGCAGACAGCCGCCGTGGGACTGCGAGCACGAGGAGAACAATCGGGTGAACAGCGCGCTGGCCGTTGTGAGAGCGTGA
- a CDS encoding Putative hemerythrin codes for MRSARPGLRTLSKSSRAAYRNPQPRLHIAYRSLFGAVAARHLSPLLPSNSRRFSVMSSNAAEQPQAAASSPDKDAPAQPELPPLTPAEFKVYNQMAEKMEYFHNHFRRQWTLLHDAATSGRRPQNMTLKQFLDTGLQFAQHLTAHHGIEETYVFPMLARRMPEFRAGRAELLRQHKEIHRGLDGFEEYLGRCRSRETELELAVLKEKMDSWGGVLWTHLDQEVKTLGAENMRRYWTMEEVKNMPM; via the exons ATGAGATCAGCGAGGCCTGGCCTGAGAACACTGTCTAAGAGTAGCCGCGCAGCTTATCGCAACCCCCAACCTCGACTTCACATCGCATACCGGAGCCTATTCGGCGCTGTCGCAGCCCGTCACCTTTCACCCTTGTTGCCCTCGAACAGTCGCAGGTTCAGCGTCATGTCGTCCAACGCGGCCGAACAGCCTCAagcggcggcttcgtcccCGGACAAGGATgccccagcccagcccgaGTTGCCGCCCCTGACGCCGGCCGAGTTCAAGGTCTACAACCAGATGGCGGAAAAGATGGAATATTTT CACAACCACTTTCGCCGCCAGTGGACGCTCctccacgacgccgccacgAGCGGCCGGCGCCCGCAGAACATGACGCTCAAGCAGTTCCTCGACACGGGCCTGCAGTTCGCGCAGCACCTGACGGCGCACCACGGCATCGAGGAGACGTACGTGTTCCCCATGCTCGCGCGCCGGATGCCCGAGTtccgcgccggccgcgccgaGCTGCTGCGCCAGCACAAGGAGATCCACCGCGGGctcgacggcttcgaggagTACCTCGGCCGGTGCCGATCGCGCGAGACGGAGCTCGAGCTGGCCGTgctcaaggagaagatggacagCTGGGGCGGCGTGCTGTGGACGCACCTCGACCAGGAGGTCAAGACGCTGGGGGCCGAGAACATGCGGCGGTATTGGACCATGGAGGAGGTCAAGAACATGCCCATGTGA
- a CDS encoding Putative proteasome component (PCI) domain, eukaryotic translation initiation factor 3 subunit C, whose protein sequence is MWLTTVELSHSRHKIAVEPLKPAVTSPTRRQNTTAVDPALPSRISQTVRLYEPKAIANMSRFFRGGDDSSTDSSSDEEELYSEEEEEEEKEEQEEDSEEEDEDDSDSDSDDSEGGKKAGASRFLRDASSESEDSEDEERVKVKSAKDKRIEELEATIKLIENGQKIGDWASISTEFDKLNRQVSKLQDGAKTPKVYVKTIAELEDYMNEAVAKQKVTPKKMNATAARGLNAVKQKIKKIVKDYQSQVEAYRANNDGFMESEEEEEKVAPKPKKSDRYHEPVEVAAEDDDEGFATVGKGGRTLQFTPESIFKHLRSIMETRGKKNTDKQEQIKIMEKLNEISNTPYQKIRVLLTLVSTRFDLGSGGASYMPVEHWKAAEKELNQLLEVLEQNKDYIVVENAEEWDDDEKPPALEKDQKYIKVPGSIVSYVERLDDELTRSLQNIDPHTSEYIDRLTDEGALYNTVFRGMLYYEYLRKDAELEIPQESINRIVTRRLEHVYFKPAQVVKILEDNCWKNVSSSIESVITPRDQAQDAGNLVNVLCNYLFINAEGILRARAMLCQVYFLALHDEYYKARDMMLMSHLQENIPNFDVLSQILYNRTLVQVGLCAFRQGLVYDAQNTLQEICGSGRQKELLAQGVMIQRYSQVSPEQEKLEKQRQLPFHMHINLELLECVYLTCSMLLEIPLLAQTGSSPDVKKRVISKTYRRMLEYHERQIFTGPPENTRDHVMQASKALAAGEWKKSTTFIHSIKIWDLMPNTEDIKTMLSKQIQEEGLRTYLFTYAPFYDTLAVETLSNMFELDASKVLAIVSKMISHEELAASLDQVTSTVIFRKGVELSRLQSLALTLSDKASALIETNERTLEQRTQGSANAFERQGGRGGRGGRGGARGGNRGGARTGGNPQRQAGGTQFTGGALGAAVRG, encoded by the exons atGTGGCTCACGACAGTGGAGCTGAGTCACTCAAGGCACAAGATTgctgtag AGCCCCTCAAGCCCGCCGTGACAAGTCCGACCCGACGACAGAACACAACTGCCGTCGACCCCGCGCTTCCCAGTCGCATCAGCCAAACCGTCCGTCTGTACGAACCGAAAGCGATCGCCAACATGTCTCGATTTTTCCGTGGCGGAGACGACAGCTCCACCGACTCGTCttccgacgaggaggagctctactccgaggaggaggaggaggaggagaaggaggagcaggaggaggattccgaggaggaggatgaggacgactcCGACTCCGACTCCGACGACAGCGAAGGTGGAAAGAAGGCCGGTGCCTCGCGTTTCCTTCGCGATGCCTCGTCAGAGAGCGAAGActccgaggacgaggagcggGTAAAGGTCAAGAGTGCCAAGGACAAGCGCATTGAGGAACTCGAGGCGACCATCAAGCTCATCGAGAACGGCCAAAAGATTGGTGACTGGGCCTCCATCTCCACAG AGTTCGACAAGCTTAACCGCCAGGTCTCGAAACTCCAGGACGGCGCCAAGACCCCCAAGGTCTACGTCAAGACGAttgccgagctcgaggactACATgaacgaggccgtcgccaagCAGAAGGTCACGCCCAAGAAGATGAACGCGACCGCTGCCCGTGGATTGAACGCCGTGAAGCAGAAGATTAAGAAGATCGTCAAGGACTACCAGTCCCAGGTCGAGGCCTACCGCGCGAACAACGATGGCTTCATGGAgtccgaggaggaggaggagaaggtcgcccccaagcccaagaagtCGGACCGCTACCACGAGCCGGTCGAGGTggccgccgaagacgacgacgagggcttCGCCACCGTCGGAAAGGGCGGCCGGACGCTGCAGTTCACCCCCGAGAGCATCTTCAAGCACCTGCGCAGCATCATGGAGACCCGTGGAAAGAAGAACACGGACAAGCAGGAGCAGATCAAGATCATGGAGAAGCTCAACGAGATTTCCAACACCCCCTACCAGAAGATCCGCGTCCTCCTCACGCTCGTCTCCACCCGCTTCGACCTCGGCTCCGGCGGTGCGTCCTACATGCCTGTCGAGCACtggaaggccgccgagaaggagctcaaccagctcctcgaggtaCTCGAGCAGAACAAGGACTACATTGTCGTTGAGAACGCCGAGGAgtgggacgacgacgagaagccCCCCGCGCTGGAGAAGGACCAGAAGTACATCAAGGTCCCCGGAAGCATTGTTTCCTACGTCGAGCgtctggacgacgagcttACCCGCTCGCTCCAAAACATCGACCCGCACACCTCCGAGTACATCGACCGCCTCACGGACGAGGGTGCCCTCTACAACACCGTCTTCCGCGGCATGCTCTACTACGAGTACCTCCGcaaggacgccgagctcgagatcCCCCAGGAGAGCATTAACCGCATCGTCACCCGTCGCCTCGAGCACGTTTACTTCAAG CCTGCCCAGGTCgtcaagatcctcgaggacAACTGCTGGAAGAACGTCTCGTCCAGCATCGAGTCTGTCATCACCCCCCGCGACCAGGCCCAGGATGCCGGcaacctcgtcaacgtcCTCTGCAACTACCTCTTCATCAACGCCGAGGGCATTCTCCGCGCCCGCGCCATGCTCTGCCAGGTCTACTTCCTTGCCCTGCACGACGAGTACTACAAGGCTCGTGACATGATGCTCATGTCTCACTTGCAAGAGAACATCCCCAACTTCGACGTCCTCTCCCAGATCCTCTACAACCGCACCCTCGTCCAGGTCGGCCTCTGCGCTTTCCGCCAGGGTCTTGTCTACGACGCTCAGAACACCCTGCAGGAGATCTGCGGCAGCGGTCGCCAGAAGGAGCTGCTCGCCCAGGGCGTCATGATCCAGCGGTACAGCCAGGTGTCGCCCGAgcaggagaagctggagaagcAACGCCAGCTCCCCTTCCACATGCACATTaacctcgagctcctcgagtGCGTGTACCTGACGTGCAGCATGCTCCTCGAGATTCCGCTGTTGGCGCAGACGGGCTCGTCGCCCGACGTCAAGAAGCGCGTCATCAGCAAGACGTACCGCCGCATGCTCGAGTACCACGAGCGCCAGATCTTCACGGGCCCGCCCGAGAACACAAGAGACCACGTCATGCAGGCTTCCAAGGCcctggcggcgggcgagtGGAAGAAGTCGACCACCTTCATCCACAGCATCAAGATCTGGGACCTCATGCCCAACACGGAGGACATCAAGACGATGCTCTCGAAGCAGATtcaggaggagggcctgcgGACGTACCTCTTCACGTACGCGCCCTTCTACGACACGCTCGCCGTGGAGACGCTCAGCAACATGTTCGAGTTGGACGCCAGCAAGGTGCTCGCCATCGTCAGCAAGATGATCAGCCacgaggagctcgcggcGTCGCTGGACCAGGTCACGTCGACCGTCATCTTCCgcaagggcgtcgagctcaGCCGCCTGCAGAGCCTCGCTCTCACGCTCTCAGACAAGGCCAGCGCGCTCATCGAGACCAACGAGCGGACACTGGAGCAGCGCACGCAGGGCTCGGCCAACGCGTTCGAGAGACAGGGcggtcgcggcggccgcggaggacgcggcggcgcgagAGGCGGCAaccgcggcggcgcgcggACGGGCGGCAACCCCCAACGGCAGGCGGGAGGAACCCAGTTCACGGGCGGCGCGCTGGGTGCGGCGGTCCGGGGTtaa